From Actinosynnema mirum DSM 43827, a single genomic window includes:
- a CDS encoding cytochrome P450, whose amino-acid sequence MTAHGERSRVENRGLVEMGSDHWLDALLGRVPHRPAALATPPAGSGLRPVPGDRGLPFVGMGAHTARYGPAFLLALMRRHGPVSWWRAFGRRIVAVSGPEAVQVVLANRDKAFVSGWPSVIGPWFDGGLLAMDAPRHLADRRLVQAAYGEGAVDGYLRLMAEDLDERLDRWPVGARFELVGAVRELSGQITARAFLGVPYDGVGKRVVDAAEECIRAETALARVRLPGTRWHRAHRARAWLIRHLGEAVPEARARAGEDFLSVLSRVEGFDDRQVALHALFTVIASHDTTTAATLASAYFLGKHPDWRERARAEAAGAPTRDAAAVDRLTTLDLVVRESIRLVSPSPILMRVAARDTEVLGHHIPAGQLVSVCTGVNQLMPELWSRPDRFDPERFEHAEDRGRRLAWAPFGWGGHKCIGMRLGMLKVKATLAALLRRCEWSYPESYEAPWRFTSLPAPRDGLPTVLHRV is encoded by the coding sequence ATGACAGCGCACGGGGAGCGGTCCCGCGTGGAGAACCGCGGGCTCGTGGAGATGGGTTCGGACCACTGGCTGGACGCGCTGCTGGGGCGCGTCCCGCACCGACCGGCCGCGCTGGCCACGCCGCCCGCGGGCAGCGGCCTGCGGCCGGTCCCCGGCGACCGGGGCCTGCCGTTCGTCGGGATGGGGGCGCACACCGCGCGCTACGGCCCGGCGTTCCTGCTGGCGCTGATGCGCAGGCACGGCCCGGTGTCGTGGTGGCGGGCGTTCGGCCGCAGGATCGTCGCGGTGTCCGGCCCCGAGGCCGTGCAGGTGGTGCTGGCCAACCGGGACAAGGCGTTCGTCAGCGGCTGGCCCTCGGTGATCGGCCCCTGGTTCGACGGCGGCCTGCTGGCGATGGACGCGCCCCGGCACCTGGCCGACCGCCGCCTCGTGCAGGCGGCCTACGGCGAGGGGGCGGTGGACGGGTACCTGCGCCTGATGGCCGAGGACCTGGACGAGCGCTTGGACCGGTGGCCGGTCGGGGCACGGTTCGAACTGGTCGGCGCGGTCAGGGAGCTGTCCGGGCAGATCACCGCGCGGGCGTTCCTCGGGGTGCCCTACGACGGGGTCGGGAAGAGGGTGGTGGACGCGGCCGAGGAGTGCATCCGGGCCGAGACGGCGCTGGCGCGGGTGCGGCTGCCCGGCACGCGGTGGCACCGGGCGCACCGGGCTCGCGCGTGGCTGATCCGGCACCTGGGCGAGGCGGTGCCCGAGGCGCGGGCCCGCGCGGGCGAGGACTTCCTGTCGGTGCTCAGCCGCGTCGAGGGCTTCGACGACCGGCAGGTCGCGCTGCACGCGCTGTTCACCGTGATCGCCTCGCACGACACGACCACCGCGGCCACGCTGGCCTCGGCCTACTTCCTGGGCAAGCACCCCGACTGGCGGGAGCGGGCCCGCGCCGAGGCGGCCGGGGCGCCGACGCGGGACGCCGCGGCCGTGGACCGGCTCACCACCCTGGACCTGGTGGTCAGGGAGAGCATCCGGCTGGTGTCGCCGTCGCCGATCCTCATGCGGGTGGCCGCGCGGGACACCGAGGTGCTGGGGCACCACATCCCGGCGGGGCAGCTGGTGTCGGTGTGCACGGGGGTCAACCAGCTGATGCCGGAGCTGTGGTCGCGGCCGGACCGGTTCGACCCCGAGCGCTTCGAGCACGCCGAGGACCGCGGGCGCCGGTTGGCCTGGGCGCCTTTCGGCTGGGGCGGCCACAAGTGCATCGGGATGCGGCTGGGAATGCTCAAGGTCAAGGCGACCCTGGCCGCGTTGCTGCGCCGTTGCGAGTGGAGTTACCCGGAGTCCTACGAGGCGCCGTGGCGGTTCACGTCGCTCCCCGCACCCCGTGACGGATTGCCCACGGTGCTGCACCGGGTTTGA
- a CDS encoding carboxylesterase/lipase family protein produces the protein MWRRRLLVLLGVAGLLSGAVPAIADPVGRPDAVRTAEGPVRGVVERDARVFRGIPFAAPPVGELRWRPPQPVRPWREPLDATEPGAACAQPSDFGLPESFVEDCLYLNVTTPRRGGRNLPVMVWLHGGSFTTGAGAIYDARALAARGDVVVVTPNYRLGPFGFLAMPSLTAESPGSQSGNYGIQDQQAALRWVQRNAAAFGGDPRNVTIFGGSAGGASVCVNLTSPTAAGLFHRAIAQSFSCASELASKQQAEAAGVRLATGFGCPDPATAAACMRTKPVRELTLSWPGGFPVVGGPELPLHPPEALRRDRFSHVPLIMGNTRDEMRLYVGLEFEARGNPVTPQLFEQRVRETFGGAADRVLARYPLSAYPTPAIALSTVVTDAGNTLATCDHLAGYRLASARPRPVPVYAYQFADRTAPVPVEIPGLDEGAMHATELPYLFTGVFGEPLTGPQRDLSNRMIDYWTAFARTGDPNRAGLPAWPEHRPDAGANVLTLDLATSGGTRLTDVARASNCAFWNSIGFGDGPREPR, from the coding sequence ATGTGGCGTCGACGGCTGCTGGTCCTGCTCGGTGTGGCGGGATTGCTGTCGGGGGCGGTCCCGGCGATCGCCGACCCGGTCGGGCGGCCGGACGCCGTCCGCACCGCCGAGGGACCCGTGCGGGGGGTGGTCGAGCGGGACGCGCGGGTCTTCCGGGGAATCCCGTTCGCCGCGCCGCCGGTCGGCGAGCTGAGGTGGCGCCCACCGCAGCCGGTGCGGCCGTGGCGCGAGCCGCTGGACGCCACCGAGCCCGGCGCCGCGTGCGCGCAGCCCTCGGACTTCGGCCTGCCGGAGAGCTTCGTCGAGGACTGCCTGTACCTGAACGTCACCACCCCCCGGCGCGGCGGCCGGAACCTGCCGGTCATGGTGTGGCTCCACGGCGGCTCGTTCACCACCGGCGCGGGCGCGATCTACGACGCCCGCGCGCTCGCCGCCAGGGGTGACGTGGTGGTGGTGACCCCCAACTACCGCCTCGGCCCGTTCGGCTTCCTGGCCATGCCGTCGCTGACCGCCGAGTCGCCCGGCTCCCAGTCGGGCAACTACGGCATCCAGGACCAGCAGGCCGCCCTGCGCTGGGTGCAACGCAACGCCGCCGCGTTCGGCGGCGACCCGCGCAACGTGACGATCTTCGGCGGCTCGGCGGGCGGGGCGAGCGTGTGCGTGAACCTGACCTCGCCGACCGCGGCGGGCCTGTTCCACCGGGCCATCGCCCAGAGCTTCAGCTGCGCCAGCGAACTGGCCTCCAAGCAGCAGGCCGAGGCGGCGGGCGTCCGGCTGGCCACCGGCTTCGGCTGCCCCGACCCGGCCACCGCGGCGGCGTGCATGCGCACCAAACCGGTCCGCGAGCTGACCCTGTCCTGGCCGGGCGGCTTCCCGGTGGTCGGCGGCCCGGAGCTGCCGCTGCACCCCCCGGAGGCGCTGCGCCGGGACCGCTTCAGCCACGTGCCGCTGATCATGGGCAACACCCGCGACGAGATGCGCCTCTACGTCGGCCTGGAGTTCGAGGCCAGGGGGAACCCCGTCACGCCGCAGCTGTTCGAGCAGCGCGTCCGGGAGACCTTCGGCGGCGCGGCCGACCGGGTGCTCGCCCGGTACCCGCTGTCCGCCTACCCGACCCCCGCGATCGCCCTGTCGACGGTGGTCACCGACGCGGGCAACACGCTCGCGACCTGCGACCACCTGGCGGGCTACCGGCTGGCCTCGGCCAGGCCGCGCCCCGTGCCGGTGTACGCGTACCAGTTCGCCGACCGCACGGCCCCGGTGCCGGTGGAGATCCCCGGCCTCGACGAGGGCGCCATGCACGCCACCGAACTGCCCTACCTGTTCACCGGCGTCTTCGGCGAGCCGCTGACCGGCCCCCAGCGCGACCTGTCGAACCGGATGATCGACTACTGGACCGCCTTCGCCCGCACCGGCGACCCCAACCGCGCCGGACTGCCCGCCTGGCCCGAGCACCGCCCCGACGCCGGGGCGAACGTCCTGACCCTGGACCTCGCCACGAGCGGCGGCACCCGTCTCACCGACGTGGCGCGGGCGAGCAACTGCGCTTTCTGGAACTCGATCGGCTTCGGCGACGGCCCGCGCGAACCCCGGTGA
- a CDS encoding glycoside hydrolase 5 family protein translates to MTTSTPRFGVNYTPSKDWMFQWMAVDPDVVRADFAAIAALGVDHVRVFPLWPVLQPNRTLIRRRALDDIALVVDVAAEFGLDVAVDVIQGHMSGFDFVPAWLVNWHSANMFTDQPAVEAQAALVAAVYDAVRDRPNFLGLTLGNEVNQFQRPNPAAMPASTDQVTHWLTSLLTAPRDRDPRHLVTHSENDHLWYRDEHPFVPTHATRLGDLTTVHSWIFNGTAARYGALSPQSVRHAEWMIELSKAFATDPARQVWLQEVGAPSMNLAESEMPEFCARTVQAALTTEDLYAITWWCSHDVSRDLGDYKDLEYSLGLLDTENNVKPVGSRFAELIAEAKRTPPTPTPRTVGVVVDVDERDLPLSRTALAPGGAVFERWHELREGGADVTVVTSAVAASPEALAARGIRTIDQGALT, encoded by the coding sequence TTGACCACGAGCACCCCGAGGTTCGGCGTCAACTACACCCCGTCGAAGGACTGGATGTTCCAGTGGATGGCCGTCGACCCCGACGTCGTCCGCGCGGACTTCGCGGCGATCGCCGCCCTGGGCGTCGACCACGTGCGCGTCTTCCCGCTGTGGCCGGTGCTCCAGCCGAACCGCACCCTGATCCGGCGGCGCGCGCTCGACGACATCGCCCTGGTGGTCGACGTCGCCGCCGAGTTCGGCCTGGACGTCGCCGTGGACGTCATCCAGGGCCACATGTCCGGCTTCGACTTCGTGCCCGCGTGGCTGGTGAACTGGCACAGCGCCAACATGTTCACCGACCAGCCTGCCGTGGAGGCCCAGGCGGCGCTGGTCGCCGCGGTCTACGACGCGGTCCGCGACCGCCCGAACTTCCTGGGCCTGACCCTGGGCAACGAGGTCAACCAGTTCCAGCGCCCCAACCCGGCCGCGATGCCCGCGAGCACCGACCAGGTGACCCACTGGCTCACCTCGCTGCTCACCGCCCCGCGCGACCGCGACCCGCGCCACCTCGTGACCCACAGCGAGAACGACCACCTCTGGTACCGCGACGAGCACCCCTTCGTCCCGACCCACGCGACCCGCCTGGGCGACCTGACCACCGTGCACTCCTGGATCTTCAACGGCACGGCCGCCCGCTACGGCGCCCTCTCCCCGCAGTCGGTGCGGCACGCCGAGTGGATGATCGAGCTGTCCAAGGCCTTCGCCACCGACCCGGCGCGCCAGGTCTGGCTCCAGGAGGTCGGCGCCCCGTCGATGAACCTGGCCGAGTCCGAGATGCCGGAGTTCTGCGCCCGCACCGTCCAGGCGGCGCTGACCACCGAGGACCTGTACGCGATCACCTGGTGGTGCTCCCACGACGTCTCGCGCGACCTGGGCGACTACAAGGACCTGGAGTACTCCCTCGGCCTGCTGGACACCGAGAACAACGTCAAGCCGGTGGGAAGCCGCTTCGCCGAGCTGATCGCCGAGGCGAAGCGCACCCCGCCGACCCCGACGCCCCGCACCGTCGGCGTCGTGGTCGACGTCGACGAGCGCGACCTGCCCCTGTCCCGCACCGCCCTCGCCCCCGGCGGCGCGGTCTTCGAGCGCTGGCACGAGCTCCGCGAGGGCGGCGCCGACGTCACCGTGGTGACCAGCGCGGTGGCCGCGTCCCCCGAGGCGCTGGCCGCGCGTGGCATCCGGACGATCGACCAGGGGGCGCTGACCTGA
- a CDS encoding LacI family DNA-binding transcriptional regulator, which produces MSEPSTKRVTIAAVARRAGVSPSAVSHVFNGRPNVSEATAARIRAAADELNWRPNLASRKVSGGGGRSLGLVIARSRGTFGRDPFFMRLLAGLTEPLAELGWSLSLTLVRPDEDEEQLYRQWWGEQRVDAFLLVDVRDDDPRLALVEQLGAPAALLGAPVPGPVASVTVGDGTAFAEAVEHLAGLGHRSVTRVTDAPGLAHTRARDERFREAALTRGVRAEVAAWDKAADDPVADLLGRLGESTAIIVDSETVAAEIVAHAPEVGVRVPDQLSVIAWEDSWVSTIVRPRLTAFDAPVEESARAAVALLERLVRGEDAAPQTVSGRRLLVRESTAPAPNNREESP; this is translated from the coding sequence ATGAGTGAACCCAGCACGAAGCGCGTGACGATCGCGGCGGTGGCCCGCAGGGCGGGCGTCTCACCGTCGGCGGTGTCGCACGTCTTCAACGGTCGGCCGAACGTCTCCGAAGCCACCGCGGCCCGCATCCGCGCCGCCGCCGACGAGCTCAACTGGCGCCCGAACCTCGCCAGCCGCAAGGTCTCCGGCGGGGGCGGGCGCAGCCTCGGCCTGGTCATCGCCCGGTCGCGGGGCACGTTCGGCCGCGACCCCTTCTTCATGCGCCTGCTCGCCGGGCTGACCGAGCCGCTCGCCGAGCTCGGCTGGTCGCTCTCGCTGACCCTCGTGCGGCCCGACGAGGACGAGGAGCAGCTCTACCGGCAGTGGTGGGGCGAGCAGCGGGTCGACGCGTTCCTGCTGGTCGACGTGCGCGACGACGACCCCCGGCTCGCGCTGGTCGAGCAGCTCGGCGCCCCCGCCGCCCTGCTCGGCGCGCCCGTCCCCGGACCGGTCGCCTCGGTCACCGTGGGTGACGGCACCGCGTTCGCCGAGGCCGTCGAGCACCTCGCCGGGCTCGGCCACCGCAGCGTCACCCGCGTCACCGACGCGCCCGGCCTGGCCCACACCAGGGCCAGGGACGAGCGCTTCCGCGAGGCCGCCCTCACGCGCGGCGTGCGGGCCGAGGTGGCGGCGTGGGACAAGGCGGCCGACGACCCGGTGGCCGACCTGCTGGGCAGGCTGGGGGAGTCGACGGCGATCATCGTGGACAGCGAGACCGTCGCCGCCGAGATCGTCGCGCACGCCCCCGAGGTCGGCGTCCGCGTCCCCGACCAGCTCTCGGTGATCGCCTGGGAGGACTCCTGGGTGTCCACGATCGTCCGCCCCCGCCTGACCGCCTTCGACGCCCCCGTCGAGGAGAGCGCCCGCGCCGCCGTCGCCCTGCTCGAACGGCTCGTCCGCGGCGAGGACGCCGCTCCCCAGACCGTCAGCGGTCGCCGCCTGCTCGTGCGCGAGTCCACGGCCCCCGCTCCGAACAACCGCGAGGAAAGCCCTTGA
- a CDS encoding ABC transporter substrate-binding protein: MSHSISRRTLLRAAIGGGVAAPFLAGCGALTPASGKPGALSVHTQLSGAVAGAKVFADAVAAYERRTGRPVALLKNGSDLPIVFETSSLAGAEADVALVNLQGRTLSWTGLGATIPLTGLLDEWGLRDKIIPEALAEWTDGDGNLRAFPFTRTNWPVSYNTRLLEQAGVQIPTTSDELIAVAQALRAKGIGPVTVGGSDWSGQKMFLQVIQGFLTPDEAKEVFGSGKLSESPAAIAGVEHFVELRDAGVFVDDVQGYTSDSELTQFNTGKAAIVPAMSSALAKVPAERAKEVVVGGWPKPSRGGVLEHPSVIRSFNGHGIWISRRGAEKLDLIKPFVQDLYSDEVIDSMILGSGRDMSRITDTVSEDFPLVAQASRLTDQQVSPVMLPDLVIPQSAFEPMIQATAAAYGPIPAERIIEVFERAYATV, translated from the coding sequence TTGTCCCACTCCATCAGCAGGCGCACCCTGCTGCGCGCCGCGATCGGTGGCGGTGTCGCCGCGCCGTTCCTGGCGGGGTGCGGCGCGTTGACGCCCGCGTCCGGCAAACCCGGCGCCCTCTCGGTGCACACCCAGCTCAGCGGCGCCGTCGCGGGCGCCAAGGTGTTCGCCGACGCGGTCGCCGCCTACGAGCGGCGGACCGGTCGTCCGGTCGCGCTGCTCAAGAACGGCTCCGACCTGCCCATCGTCTTCGAGACCAGCTCGCTCGCCGGTGCGGAGGCCGACGTCGCCCTGGTGAACCTGCAGGGCCGCACGCTCTCCTGGACCGGCCTGGGGGCGACGATCCCGCTCACCGGGCTGCTCGACGAGTGGGGGCTGCGCGACAAGATCATCCCCGAGGCGCTGGCCGAGTGGACCGACGGGGACGGCAACCTGCGCGCGTTCCCGTTCACCCGCACCAACTGGCCCGTCTCGTACAACACCAGGCTGCTGGAGCAGGCGGGCGTCCAGATCCCGACGACCTCCGACGAGCTGATCGCCGTGGCGCAGGCGTTGCGCGCCAAGGGGATCGGGCCGGTGACGGTCGGCGGGTCCGACTGGAGCGGGCAGAAGATGTTCCTCCAGGTCATCCAGGGCTTCCTCACCCCCGACGAGGCGAAGGAGGTGTTCGGCAGCGGCAAGCTCTCCGAGAGCCCCGCCGCCATCGCCGGGGTGGAGCACTTCGTGGAGCTGCGGGACGCGGGCGTCTTCGTCGACGACGTGCAGGGCTACACCTCCGACTCGGAGCTGACCCAGTTCAACACCGGCAAGGCGGCGATCGTGCCCGCCATGTCGTCGGCGCTGGCGAAGGTGCCCGCCGAGCGGGCGAAGGAGGTCGTCGTCGGCGGCTGGCCCAAGCCCTCGCGCGGCGGCGTGCTGGAGCACCCGAGCGTGATCCGCAGCTTCAACGGCCACGGCATCTGGATCAGCCGCAGGGGCGCGGAGAAGCTCGACCTGATCAAGCCGTTCGTGCAGGACCTGTACAGCGACGAGGTGATCGACTCGATGATCCTGGGCTCCGGCCGGGACATGAGCCGGATCACGGACACGGTCAGCGAGGACTTCCCGCTCGTCGCGCAGGCCTCCCGCCTCACCGACCAGCAGGTCTCCCCCGTCATGCTGCCCGACCTGGTCATCCCCCAGTCAGCGTTCGAGCCGATGATCCAGGCCACGGCAGCCGCCTACGGCCCGATCCCCGCCGAACGGATCATCGAGGTCTTCGAACGGGCCTACGCCACGGTGTGA
- a CDS encoding carbohydrate ABC transporter permease, translating into MTATTDAVVGVTTSPEPPTTPGRASRPSARDRFPGFALPALIWYAVFMIGPVLAMIVIGFLSWPGMLVQPGFAGLDNFSRVFADENFWTAAGNSALQIVVGLPVMIVLAFLLAFYVVQKPRGHKVLRYLLFVPALISAPATAMVFYAVLNPDGLLNGLLRPLGLDGAAWLADPSTALGAIVAVELWSGIGYSAVLIASRLDGVDAEIVQASRIDGAGDWRIAWGMYWPIARDFIGVVTMLQFLSMLFNSAQTVLLLTQGGPGTSTTTLSYLVYRKAFVETDLGYSQAVGLILFVLGLLGMGAIRRVLRATY; encoded by the coding sequence TTGACCGCTACGACCGACGCCGTTGTCGGCGTCACGACCAGTCCAGAACCTCCCACCACGCCCGGTCGAGCCTCGCGCCCGTCCGCGCGCGACCGCTTCCCCGGCTTCGCGCTGCCCGCGCTGATCTGGTACGCGGTGTTCATGATCGGCCCGGTCCTGGCGATGATCGTCATCGGGTTCCTGTCCTGGCCGGGGATGCTCGTCCAGCCGGGGTTCGCCGGACTGGACAACTTCTCCCGCGTGTTCGCCGACGAGAACTTCTGGACCGCCGCGGGCAACTCGGCGCTGCAGATCGTGGTGGGCCTGCCGGTGATGATCGTGCTGGCGTTCCTGCTCGCGTTCTACGTCGTGCAGAAGCCGCGCGGCCACAAGGTGCTGCGGTACCTGCTCTTCGTCCCCGCGCTGATCTCCGCGCCCGCGACCGCGATGGTCTTCTACGCGGTGCTCAACCCGGACGGCCTGCTCAACGGGCTGCTGCGCCCGCTGGGCCTGGACGGCGCGGCCTGGCTCGCCGACCCCTCCACCGCGCTGGGCGCGATCGTCGCCGTCGAGCTGTGGAGCGGCATCGGCTACTCGGCGGTGCTCATCGCCTCGCGGCTCGACGGCGTGGACGCCGAGATCGTGCAGGCCTCGCGCATCGACGGCGCCGGGGACTGGCGGATCGCCTGGGGCATGTACTGGCCCATCGCCCGCGACTTCATCGGCGTCGTGACGATGCTCCAGTTCCTGTCCATGCTGTTCAACTCGGCGCAGACCGTGCTGCTGCTGACCCAGGGCGGTCCGGGGACGTCCACGACGACGCTCTCGTACCTGGTGTACCGCAAGGCGTTCGTCGAGACCGACCTCGGCTACAGCCAGGCGGTCGGCCTCATCCTCTTCGTGCTCGGCCTGCTGGGCATGGGCGCGATCCGCAGGGTGCTCCGCGCGACCTACTGA
- a CDS encoding carbohydrate ABC transporter permease, translating to MAGTARRPLLDRAGSITSGALAWIYAALLIVPLYYFIVSSFKTNEEIFESPLAFPSTWDFGNFTTAIDQADLVPAVANSALTTLGALVLTLLLALPASFALARSTGRLGKAVEGVFALGFLIPSFAALFPTFLLAALLGLFHTRAFVVLLLPATALPLSIVILTSFMRTIPRELEEAASMDGASALQVLRQVYLPICVPGIATVLLLNFLSFWNSYLYPLILIGPDTAQRTIQVALPTLKVDAGTDYGALMAGTLFTLLPVYLVYTVLQRQMQRALVSGAVKG from the coding sequence ATGGCCGGGACCGCCCGCCGCCCCCTGCTCGACCGCGCAGGCTCGATCACCAGCGGCGCACTCGCCTGGATCTACGCCGCCCTGCTGATCGTGCCCCTGTACTACTTCATCGTGTCCTCGTTCAAGACGAACGAGGAGATCTTCGAGTCGCCGCTGGCGTTCCCGAGCACCTGGGACTTCGGGAACTTCACCACCGCGATCGACCAGGCCGACCTGGTGCCCGCGGTCGCGAACTCGGCGCTGACCACGCTCGGCGCGCTCGTGCTCACCCTGCTGCTCGCCCTGCCCGCCTCGTTCGCGCTCGCCCGGTCCACCGGCAGGCTCGGCAAGGCGGTCGAGGGCGTGTTCGCGCTGGGCTTCCTGATCCCGTCGTTCGCCGCGCTGTTCCCGACCTTCCTGCTCGCCGCGCTGCTCGGCCTGTTCCACACCCGCGCGTTCGTCGTGCTCCTGCTGCCCGCCACCGCGCTCCCGCTGTCGATCGTGATCCTGACGTCGTTCATGCGCACGATCCCGCGCGAGCTGGAGGAGGCCGCGTCGATGGACGGGGCGTCGGCGCTGCAGGTGCTGCGGCAGGTGTACCTGCCGATCTGCGTGCCGGGCATCGCGACGGTGCTGCTGCTGAACTTCCTGTCGTTCTGGAACTCCTACCTGTACCCGCTGATCCTGATCGGGCCGGACACCGCGCAGCGCACGATCCAGGTCGCGCTGCCGACGCTCAAGGTGGACGCGGGCACCGACTACGGCGCGCTGATGGCGGGCACGCTGTTCACGCTGCTGCCGGTGTACCTGGTGTACACGGTGCTCCAGCGGCAGATGCAGCGCGCGCTGGTGTCGGGGGCGGTCAAGGGATGA
- a CDS encoding glycoside hydrolase family 3 protein — translation MITASALSPQNRVGQVNQRLKGWEALRWVDGAPRVTDVLKREVDRFGGLGAIYGVLRADPWSEVNWRNGIPPERSAEACAAVQEYVTRNGCGVPVLFVEEVPHGLQALGGTTLPVNLALGAGMDAGLTEELAAAVAAEVRARGTHVALVSGLDVLRDPRWGRAEECFGEDPALAALLVAATVRGMQGTAPGPIGAGRVAVVAKHLAAQGAGIGGRNGSGAPIGPRELGEVHLRPAHAAARAGVAGFMAAYNDVDGVPCTGNRELLTGVLREDWGWDGIVMADGTAIDRLRDSTPDPAAAAALALRAGVDLSLWDEAFTHLGEALDRGLVAEAELDRAVDRVLALKRRVGLLDEPAASGPAASGPAASVPVASGPVASGPVVDLPASRNVARLVDRAARQAVVLVRDDGVLPLDPSGVVALIGPNADDLDAQLGDYTPPRPADDPGASTVRSALVARLGEERVPHAPGSRVRSALGPDALAAARDAVDRADVCVLVLGGTSKRSYDDEFADNGAVAESAADTTNGEGVDLASIALPLPQLELARAARSSGKPVVAVVVDGRPRALTELAGLVDALLVVPFPGPSGGAAVVGALLDGTASGRLPASFPVADGVFPVAHDERVETARGYADQRRPVGIPFGSGSPPSVTTRVREGEHRISAAALESGGSLRVAVEVVSTGGPRSVAVPLYGRRHELGVRPRRRTLLAVRRVLCEPGESVVEFALGLDELGSWATGRPVALPVEIGAWSGDEVDEPADAVRISVTDEGGSTLWRR, via the coding sequence ATGATCACCGCTTCCGCGCTGTCGCCGCAGAACCGGGTCGGCCAGGTCAACCAGCGCCTCAAGGGCTGGGAGGCGCTGCGCTGGGTCGACGGGGCGCCTCGGGTGACCGACGTGCTCAAGCGGGAGGTCGACCGGTTCGGCGGCCTCGGCGCGATCTACGGCGTGCTGCGCGCCGACCCGTGGTCGGAGGTGAACTGGCGCAACGGGATTCCGCCCGAGCGCAGCGCGGAGGCGTGCGCGGCGGTGCAGGAGTACGTGACGCGCAACGGTTGTGGCGTGCCGGTGCTGTTCGTCGAGGAGGTCCCGCACGGGTTGCAGGCGCTCGGCGGGACGACGCTGCCGGTGAACCTCGCGCTCGGGGCGGGCATGGACGCCGGGCTGACCGAGGAGCTGGCGGCGGCGGTGGCCGCCGAGGTCCGGGCCAGGGGCACGCACGTGGCGCTGGTGTCGGGGCTGGACGTGCTGCGCGATCCGCGCTGGGGGCGCGCCGAGGAGTGCTTCGGCGAGGACCCGGCGCTGGCCGCGCTGCTGGTGGCCGCGACCGTGCGCGGGATGCAGGGGACGGCTCCGGGTCCGATCGGCGCGGGGCGCGTCGCGGTGGTGGCCAAGCACCTGGCGGCCCAGGGCGCCGGGATCGGCGGGCGCAACGGTTCCGGCGCGCCGATCGGGCCCAGGGAGCTGGGCGAGGTCCACCTGCGGCCCGCGCACGCGGCGGCGCGCGCCGGGGTGGCCGGGTTCATGGCCGCCTACAACGACGTCGACGGCGTGCCGTGCACCGGGAACCGGGAGCTGCTGACGGGCGTGCTGCGGGAGGACTGGGGCTGGGACGGGATCGTCATGGCCGACGGCACCGCGATCGACCGGTTGCGCGACAGCACCCCCGACCCGGCGGCCGCGGCGGCGCTGGCCCTGCGCGCCGGGGTCGACCTGAGCCTGTGGGACGAGGCGTTCACGCACCTCGGGGAGGCGCTGGACCGGGGGCTGGTGGCGGAGGCCGAGCTGGACCGCGCGGTCGACCGGGTGCTCGCGCTCAAGCGGCGGGTCGGGCTGCTGGACGAGCCGGCGGCGTCCGGGCCTGCGGCGTCGGGGCCGGCGGCGTCGGTGCCGGTGGCGTCCGGGCCGGTGGCGTCGGGGCCGGTGGTGGACCTGCCCGCGTCGCGTAACGTGGCCCGGCTGGTCGACCGGGCCGCCCGGCAGGCCGTGGTCCTGGTGCGGGACGACGGGGTGCTGCCGCTCGACCCGTCCGGCGTGGTCGCGCTGATCGGCCCGAACGCCGACGACCTGGACGCGCAGCTCGGCGACTACACCCCGCCTCGGCCCGCCGACGACCCCGGCGCGTCGACCGTGCGCTCGGCGCTCGTGGCGCGGCTGGGCGAGGAGCGGGTGCCGCACGCGCCCGGCTCGCGGGTGCGCAGCGCGCTCGGCCCGGACGCGCTCGCGGCGGCGCGGGACGCGGTCGACCGCGCCGACGTCTGCGTGCTGGTGCTCGGCGGCACGAGCAAGCGGAGCTACGACGACGAGTTCGCCGACAACGGGGCGGTCGCGGAGTCGGCGGCGGACACGACCAACGGGGAGGGCGTCGACCTGGCCTCGATCGCGCTTCCCCTGCCGCAACTGGAACTCGCGCGTGCGGCCCGGTCGAGCGGCAAGCCGGTCGTGGCCGTGGTCGTCGACGGCCGACCGCGCGCGCTCACCGAACTGGCCGGGCTGGTGGACGCGCTGCTCGTGGTGCCCTTCCCCGGCCCGAGCGGGGGTGCGGCGGTCGTGGGCGCGCTGCTCGACGGCACCGCGTCGGGTCGGCTGCCCGCGTCGTTCCCGGTGGCCGACGGGGTCTTCCCGGTGGCGCACGACGAGCGGGTGGAGACCGCGCGCGGGTACGCCGACCAGCGGCGCCCGGTGGGCATCCCCTTCGGCAGCGGTTCGCCGCCCTCGGTCACCACGCGGGTCCGCGAAGGCGAGCACCGGATTTCCGCCGCCGCGCTGGAGAGCGGCGGTTCGCTGCGGGTCGCGGTGGAGGTGGTGAGCACCGGCGGGCCGCGATCCGTGGCCGTGCCGCTCTACGGCCGCCGCCACGAGCTGGGCGTGCGCCCGCGCCGCCGGACCCTGCTGGCCGTGCGGCGCGTGCTGTGCGAGCCGGGCGAATCCGTGGTGGAGTTCGCGCTGGGCCTGGACGAGCTGGGCTCGTGGGCCACCGGGCGGCCGGTCGCGCTCCCGGTGGAGATCGGCGCGTGGAGCGGCGACGAGGTGGACGAACCGGCTGACGCGGTGCGGATCAGCGTCACCGACGAGGGAGGGAGCACGCTGTGGCGACGGTGA